In Bacteroidia bacterium, the sequence GACATAAAGAATTGGATCATCATGGGTAAAGCAAGTTCGAGCACTTCCCAAAGAACACGAAGATTTAATCCGCTTCTTTTATCCAATCCATAGGTTTTAGAGTGTGCTGAAAAATAAGAATAGGTGAAGAAGATCAGGGCGCCAACCAATTCGCTAATTACGGAAGCTATGGCACTACCTGCAATTTCGAGGCGAGGGAAACCCCAATTTCCAAAGACCAGCAGGTAATTTAAAATAAGATTTAGAGAAGCAAAAGAACCGATGGCGATGGAAATAATTCTGGTTTTTCCGATTCCGGCATAATATCCTCTGAAAAGGGAAATGGCGAATGAAAAAGGCAGTCCCAATAAACGCAGGGTGATGAAAGTGGTGCAAGCTGCCAAAACTTCCTTTGAAGAAACAAATAGGGTAAGGAATTGTGGGGCAAACGGTACAAAAAACAGAAGCAGAATTAAGGAGAAACCCAGTTTAAAATAGGCGCTTTGCCAGAAAACTTTACCTATTTCAAGTAGTTTACCTTCCCCGTCCTTTCGGGCAATGACGATTTGCATACCTGCGCTGTATCCGTAACTAATCATCAGGAAGGTAGCCAGGAACAATCCACCGATTGCACTTGCTCCAAGAGCTACTTCGTTAAGACGGCCAAGGAATACGGTATCGGTGATATTGATCAGCATTTGACCCGCACCACCTAAGACCATTGG encodes:
- a CDS encoding MATE family efflux transporter, translated to MEKEISYTNKRIWDIAWPMVLGGAGQMLINITDTVFLGRLNEVALGASAIGGLFLATFLMISYGYSAGMQIVIARKDGEGKLLEIGKVFWQSAYFKLGFSLILLLFFVPFAPQFLTLFVSSKEVLAACTTFITLRLLGLPFSFAISLFRGYYAGIGKTRIISIAIGSFASLNLILNYLLVFGNWGFPRLEIAGSAIASVISELVGALIFFTYSYFSAHSKTYGLDKRSGLNLRVLWEVLELALPMMIQFFMSVGSWFVFFLMVENLGERALAISNLTRNVYMVLMMPLIAFSNVTNTIVSNLVGQNKLNEVIPTAKKVVWMCLGITALLVFLNLIYPQGLMKLFTNISPVIDDTIPIIYIISGSVFCFALAHNILSIVSGLGKTLITLAIEITTLIFYFLYTWYASEVAHLSLGLIWCNEYIYFLVMLILSVFYLRKYFKTATP